The following proteins are co-located in the Candidatus Poribacteria bacterium genome:
- a CDS encoding ABC transporter ATP-binding protein: MIVLDNVVKRYGETTALDGVSLRVEPGSLYALLGPNGAGKTTVLRILAGLSIPTSGTASVLGHDVVSDATAVKSQIGYVPDEPAFYPRLTGREHLRLVADLRRLAAHGTMERTLELFDLAAVADRTVDSYSLGMRRKLALAAALLHRPRALLLDEPTGGLDPPGMRLVRDLLRHLCGEGVAILMTTHLLDVAERIADRIGVIAHGNLVAEGAVSELRASHDNQPLEDIYLRLTGAGTPPRFPDLWATR; encoded by the coding sequence ATGATCGTCCTCGACAACGTCGTGAAGCGCTACGGCGAGACGACCGCCCTCGACGGCGTGTCTCTGCGGGTCGAGCCGGGCTCCCTCTACGCTCTGCTGGGTCCCAACGGAGCCGGCAAGACGACGGTTCTGCGCATCCTCGCCGGGCTCTCGATACCGACGTCCGGCACCGCGAGCGTCCTTGGGCACGACGTGGTCTCGGACGCCACGGCGGTCAAGTCGCAGATCGGCTACGTGCCCGACGAGCCTGCGTTCTACCCGAGGCTGACCGGACGTGAACACCTGAGACTGGTCGCCGATCTGCGTCGCCTCGCTGCACACGGTACGATGGAGCGAACCCTCGAGCTCTTCGACCTTGCCGCCGTCGCTGACCGCACGGTGGATTCCTACTCCCTCGGCATGCGGCGCAAGCTCGCGCTGGCGGCTGCGCTGCTTCACCGACCTCGAGCGCTGCTGCTCGACGAACCGACCGGCGGTCTCGATCCGCCGGGCATGCGGCTGGTTCGTGATCTGCTTCGCCACCTTTGCGGCGAAGGCGTTGCCATCCTGATGACGACGCACTTGCTGGACGTCGCGGAGCGCATCGCCGACCGCATCGGTGTCATCGCGCATGGCAATCTGGTCGCCGAAGGAGCCGTGTCGGAGCTCCGCGCGTCCCACGACAACCAGCCTCTCGAAGACATCTACCTGCGATTGACCGGCGCGGGGACGCCGCCTCGGTTCCCCGACCTCTGGGCGACTCGATGA